One stretch of Microcoleus sp. FACHB-672 DNA includes these proteins:
- the ftsH4 gene encoding ATP-dependent zinc metalloprotease FtsH4, which yields MSIKDKPQPPRSRQIGNILLLVSGLFLLANIFVPQFFGPKIPQVPYSLFIDQVEDGEVARVSVGQNQIRYQLKAEGDQPPAVLATTPVLDLELPKRLEEKGVEFAATPPPKNGWFSNILGWVVPPLIFVAIWQFFIGRNGGPQGALSINKSKAKVYVEGESAKITFADVAGVEEAKTELVEIVEFLKTPQRFTQIGARIPKGVLLVGPPGTGKTLLAKAVAGEAGVPFFSISGSEFVELFVGAGAARVRDLFEQAKKKAPCIVFIDELDAIGKSRSSSGMYGGNDEREQTLNQLLTEMDGFSAGDATVIVLAATNRPETLDPALLRPGRFDRQVLVDRPDLSGRLAILNIYGQKVKLGPDIDLKAIATRTPGFAGADLANLVNEAALLAARNRRETVSQADFAEAVERVVAGLEKKSRVLNEKEKKIVAYHEVGHALVGALMPGGNKVAKISIVPRGMAALGYTLQLPTEDRFLMDEAELRGQIATLLGGRSAEEVVFGSITTGASNDLQRATDLAERMVTAYGMSKVLGPLAYDKGQQTSFLGEGAMNPRRMVSDETAKAIDHEVKEIVESAHEHAVNILKNNRDLLETIASQILETEVIEGEILQDLLNQVRSPESADGKVPISV from the coding sequence ATGAGTATTAAAGACAAGCCACAACCCCCTCGGTCTCGACAGATCGGCAATATTTTATTACTGGTATCGGGGTTGTTTTTGCTGGCAAACATATTTGTGCCGCAATTCTTTGGCCCCAAAATTCCACAGGTGCCCTACAGCTTATTTATCGATCAGGTAGAAGACGGAGAAGTTGCGCGAGTTTCTGTCGGTCAAAATCAAATCCGCTACCAGCTGAAAGCGGAAGGCGACCAACCGCCGGCGGTGTTAGCGACAACTCCGGTACTGGATTTAGAATTGCCCAAACGGCTTGAAGAAAAAGGCGTTGAATTTGCCGCCACGCCGCCGCCCAAAAATGGCTGGTTTAGCAATATTTTAGGTTGGGTGGTTCCGCCACTGATTTTTGTTGCGATTTGGCAGTTTTTCATCGGTCGCAATGGTGGCCCGCAAGGCGCACTTTCAATTAATAAAAGCAAGGCGAAAGTTTATGTCGAAGGTGAATCTGCAAAAATTACCTTTGCTGATGTGGCCGGCGTAGAAGAAGCCAAAACAGAGTTAGTTGAAATTGTTGAATTCCTAAAAACTCCCCAACGCTTTACCCAAATTGGGGCACGAATTCCCAAGGGTGTGCTGTTGGTTGGCCCTCCAGGGACGGGTAAAACTTTGCTAGCGAAAGCGGTGGCAGGGGAAGCCGGCGTGCCTTTCTTCAGCATCTCTGGATCTGAATTTGTCGAACTGTTTGTCGGTGCCGGCGCGGCGCGTGTGCGTGATTTATTTGAGCAGGCGAAAAAGAAAGCACCCTGCATTGTCTTTATCGATGAACTTGATGCGATTGGTAAATCCCGTAGCAGTTCTGGTATGTACGGCGGCAACGATGAGCGAGAACAAACGTTAAACCAGTTGCTCACAGAAATGGATGGTTTCTCTGCCGGCGATGCAACGGTCATCGTTTTGGCTGCAACGAACCGTCCGGAAACCCTTGACCCTGCGTTGTTACGTCCAGGCCGGTTTGACCGGCAAGTATTGGTAGATCGTCCAGATTTATCGGGTCGCTTGGCCATCTTAAATATCTATGGCCAGAAGGTGAAATTAGGGCCAGATATCGATCTCAAGGCCATTGCCACTCGCACACCTGGGTTTGCCGGCGCAGACTTGGCAAATTTGGTGAATGAAGCCGCTTTGCTTGCTGCACGTAATCGCCGCGAAACCGTATCACAAGCAGATTTTGCTGAAGCCGTTGAACGCGTTGTTGCCGGTTTAGAGAAGAAAAGCCGCGTCCTCAACGAAAAAGAGAAAAAGATTGTTGCCTATCATGAAGTGGGTCACGCCTTAGTCGGTGCCTTAATGCCAGGTGGCAATAAAGTTGCGAAAATCTCCATTGTGCCGCGTGGAATGGCAGCTTTAGGCTATACCCTGCAACTGCCAACGGAAGATCGCTTCTTAATGGATGAAGCAGAATTGCGCGGTCAAATTGCCACACTTTTAGGTGGACGTTCCGCAGAAGAAGTTGTCTTTGGCAGCATCACCACAGGTGCCTCTAATGACTTGCAACGCGCCACTGACTTAGCAGAACGGATGGTAACCGCTTACGGGATGAGCAAGGTTCTTGGCCCTCTGGCTTATGATAAGGGGCAGCAAACGAGCTTCCTAGGAGAGGGTGCAATGAACCCCCGCCGTATGGTGAGCGATGAAACCGCAAAAGCCATTGATCACGAAGTCAAGGAAATTGTGGAAAGTGCCCACGAGCACGCTGTCAATATCTTGAAAAACAATCGGGATTTACTGGAGACAATTGCCTCTCAAATCTTAGAAACCGAGGTAATTGAAGGCGAGATTCTGCAAGATTTGTTGAATCAAGTTCGTTCTCCTGAATCTGCTGATGGCAAGGTGCCGATTAGCGTTTAA
- a CDS encoding N-acetylmannosamine-6-phosphate 2-epimerase encodes MSANFVKPIELLNRGLIVSCQAPADSPLHDPQVIAAMAQAAINQGAAGIRIDTPAHVKAVRERLGAGIPIIGLWKQQVPGYDVYITPLFEHAAAIADAGADIIAIDATLRNRPEVVGELIYRINKELNVPVMADVDAIEAAIAAADAGAGIVGTTLYGYTGITQNQTPPAFNLLAEIVEKVRIPAICEGGIASPEMAKQALDLGAYAVVVGTAITGIDLQVKAYKSALFNLN; translated from the coding sequence ATGTCTGCTAATTTTGTAAAGCCCATAGAATTACTCAATCGAGGACTAATTGTGTCCTGCCAAGCACCGGCAGACTCGCCCTTACACGATCCTCAAGTCATTGCAGCAATGGCGCAAGCCGCGATCAATCAAGGCGCTGCCGGCATCCGAATTGATACTCCTGCACACGTTAAAGCAGTGCGAGAACGTTTAGGTGCCGGCATTCCAATCATCGGATTGTGGAAGCAACAAGTGCCGGGATATGACGTTTATATTACGCCCCTATTTGAACACGCAGCAGCAATTGCAGATGCCGGCGCAGATATTATTGCCATTGACGCCACCCTAAGAAATCGCCCAGAAGTGGTGGGTGAATTAATTTACCGGATTAACAAAGAGTTAAACGTGCCGGTGATGGCAGATGTGGATGCAATTGAAGCAGCCATCGCCGCAGCAGATGCCGGCGCAGGCATTGTAGGAACGACACTTTATGGTTACACCGGCATCACTCAAAACCAAACGCCCCCAGCATTTAACTTGCTTGCTGAAATTGTAGAAAAGGTGAGAATCCCGGCAATTTGTGAAGGCGGAATTGCATCGCCAGAAATGGCGAAACAAGCCCTTGATTTAGGTGCTTATGCTGTCGTGGTTGGCACAGCAATCACCGGCATTGATCTCCAGGTTAAAGCGTATAAATCAGCCTTATTTAACCTAAACTAA
- a CDS encoding GAF domain-containing hybrid sensor histidine kinase/response regulator yields MPNSQFIRRTLPLATFEQLRFTLLQHVAQNQGETSVTIAEDILASVEILQSQRTRRFAVVVSQRFSALLTGIPSAATSALGWENPQMTLYQIEVSFEESTIAAFLSHLRKVLQNQPQVLSLIEQAEGILSPNDGKIQSEFTLQLLNILAPDTSSFPAPQMEYAYSVCQPVEEALSQQIEQERVLNQVTAQIRQSLELPVILETAVEKVRSFLQVDRLVIYQFDSYNSVPQKQRSTEGEAHPLKSQSKDSHRIEQNIPDGSGSITYEARASDSISSVLHWREKEQCFVGVRHLRDKYRKGFTQAIEDIETTYVFSPCLLNFLREAQVKAKLVTAIVVGGELWGLLIAQQCFEPRRWQENEQDFLKQIAEHLAIAIYQAQLYAELQQQKQTLEDRVSERTQALYDALIAAQAASRAKSEFLATMSHELRTPLTCVIGMSGTLLRWSFGQLNQKQRSYLQTIHDSGEHLLHLINDILDLSQVEAGKTVLNISELSLSQLAEQSLEALKEQAAKNGVELKSELRLEPSQDLFIADERRLKQILNNLLSNAVKFTPEGGGVTLRIWLDSNAALFQVEDTGIGISENQRPLLFQKFQQLDTSYQRKYGGTGLGLALTKQLVELHGGWVEVESTLNVGSTFTVWLPAQPLRVPSSTVNQDGLSVNSENLQGRIVLVEDDDDTATSICDTLTAAGYQVVWMIEGSTAIEQIEVLQPTAVIIDMELPGMDGYEIIYHLRQSPAMQQIKVLVLKEKARTDNQEYCLAAGADDYLVKPIQPAHLLQKIATLTASQA; encoded by the coding sequence ATGCCTAATTCTCAATTCATCCGTCGAACCTTGCCGTTAGCAACCTTTGAGCAACTGCGTTTTACCCTATTACAACACGTTGCTCAAAATCAAGGGGAAACATCTGTCACGATTGCAGAAGATATTCTCGCCTCTGTAGAAATTCTTCAAAGCCAGCGGACGAGGCGGTTTGCAGTCGTGGTGTCCCAAAGGTTTAGCGCGTTGCTGACGGGAATTCCCAGCGCCGCTACCTCGGCGCTAGGCTGGGAAAATCCTCAAATGACGCTTTATCAAATCGAGGTGAGCTTTGAGGAATCAACTATCGCCGCTTTTTTATCTCATCTGCGGAAGGTTCTGCAAAACCAACCCCAGGTGCTCAGCCTAATCGAACAAGCTGAGGGCATCCTCAGCCCCAATGATGGGAAAATTCAAAGTGAGTTTACGCTGCAATTACTGAACATTCTCGCCCCAGACACCAGCAGCTTTCCTGCCCCACAGATGGAATACGCTTATTCCGTCTGTCAGCCGGTAGAAGAGGCGCTAAGCCAGCAAATTGAACAGGAACGGGTTTTAAATCAAGTCACGGCTCAAATCCGCCAAAGCTTGGAGTTACCTGTCATTTTAGAAACGGCTGTTGAGAAGGTACGAAGTTTTTTGCAAGTTGATCGGTTGGTGATCTATCAATTTGATAGTTATAACAGTGTCCCGCAAAAGCAGAGAAGCACAGAAGGCGAAGCTCACCCCCTCAAAAGCCAAAGCAAAGACTCGCACCGGATAGAACAGAACATCCCAGACGGCAGCGGTTCGATTACCTACGAAGCGAGAGCATCCGATAGTATCTCTTCTGTACTGCACTGGCGTGAGAAAGAGCAGTGTTTTGTGGGGGTACGCCATTTGCGAGATAAATATCGTAAGGGCTTCACTCAGGCAATCGAAGATATTGAAACAACTTATGTATTTTCTCCGTGCTTATTAAATTTCCTACGAGAAGCGCAGGTAAAAGCGAAGTTGGTGACAGCCATTGTCGTTGGCGGCGAATTGTGGGGCTTACTCATCGCCCAGCAGTGCTTTGAACCGCGCCGGTGGCAAGAAAATGAACAAGATTTTCTTAAACAAATTGCCGAACATTTAGCGATTGCGATTTACCAAGCTCAACTTTATGCTGAGTTGCAACAGCAAAAACAAACCTTAGAAGATCGGGTAAGCGAGCGTACTCAAGCCCTGTATGATGCGCTAATTGCTGCTCAAGCAGCCAGCCGCGCCAAAAGTGAATTTTTGGCAACGATGAGCCATGAGTTGCGGACGCCTCTAACTTGTGTGATTGGGATGTCGGGGACGCTGTTGCGCTGGTCTTTTGGGCAGTTAAATCAGAAGCAGCGGAGCTATTTGCAAACGATTCACGACAGCGGAGAGCATTTGCTGCATCTGATTAATGATATTCTCGACTTGTCTCAAGTAGAGGCCGGCAAGACGGTTTTGAATATCAGTGAGTTGTCCCTTTCTCAACTCGCTGAGCAAAGTTTGGAAGCCCTAAAAGAACAAGCTGCCAAAAATGGAGTTGAACTCAAAAGTGAGTTAAGACTCGAGCCGAGTCAGGATCTGTTTATTGCAGATGAGCGGCGCTTAAAACAAATTCTCAACAATCTTTTGAGCAATGCGGTTAAGTTTACGCCTGAAGGGGGAGGAGTGACGCTGCGAATTTGGCTTGACAGCAATGCCGCCTTGTTTCAGGTTGAGGACACCGGCATTGGGATTTCTGAGAATCAGCGCCCTCTACTTTTTCAGAAATTTCAGCAGTTAGATACCTCTTACCAGCGTAAATATGGTGGCACCGGCTTGGGTTTGGCGCTTACTAAACAGTTGGTCGAACTTCATGGCGGCTGGGTTGAAGTAGAATCTACCCTTAATGTTGGCTCGACCTTTACAGTCTGGTTGCCGGCTCAGCCTTTGAGGGTGCCTAGCTCAACGGTTAATCAAGATGGGTTGTCTGTCAATTCTGAAAATCTACAGGGGCGCATCGTTTTGGTTGAAGACGATGATGACACGGCGACAAGCATCTGCGACACCCTGACAGCGGCGGGATATCAGGTGGTGTGGATGATTGAAGGTTCCACCGCTATCGAGCAAATAGAGGTCTTGCAGCCCACTGCGGTGATTATTGATATGGAATTGCCCGGTATGGACGGCTATGAAATTATCTATCATTTGCGCCAATCACCGGCGATGCAACAGATTAAGGTTTTGGTGTTGAAGGAGAAGGCGAGAACCGATAACCAAGAATACTGCCTCGCTGCCGGTGCGGATGATTATTTGGTCAAACCCATACAGCCGGCTCATTTATTGCAAAAAATTGCTACTCTGACGGCTTCTCAGGCTTAA
- the cobN gene encoding cobaltochelatase subunit CobN translates to MHRLATSPGGWNSQSEGISFISQTPAPIVFLTAADTDIQTLAVAVSKLPKGFPALRVANLLQLQQQISIDVYAEEILESAQIIIVRLLGGRAYWSYGMEVLIDTIARNKSHLIVLPGDDRPDPDLISHSTISLKAVNQLWRYFCEGGVDNFVNALQFVADVCLGSAYNPPTPVEVPRVGLYAWQQEIGRDVGSALSSSGMKKAGLLFYRAHYLAGNTAPVDALCQALIERGLKPVPVFVSSPRDPDVQAEVLEYFQPKDAEEIQVLLNTTSFAISQIPDFGKSAGTLTPSPSPLLSLNVPVLQVIFSSGGVEAWEAGFQGLSPRDMAMNVALPEVDGRIISRVVSFKALQHRHPQLETDVVVYQPVSDRIKFVADLAAGWVQLRQTMPAQRRIALILANYPTRDGRIANGVGLDTPASCIEILKALQQAGYQVENIPATGDELIQRLTAGITNDSEARELRSINQQLSIEEYQEYFATLPEPVQQEITSRWGSIEEKIIRSFPIAGIQFGNIFVGIQPARGYDLDPSLNYHAPDLDPTHDYLAFYYWLRKHFNAQAVVHVGKHGNLEWLPGKSIALSERCYPEIALGALPHLYPFIVNDPGEGSQAKRRAQAVIIDHLTPPMTRAELYGPLQKLENLIDEYYEAESLDPSRLPILQERISQLIVRENLQNDLGLEKDDVENLNTQIQTRIDGYLCEIKEAQIRDGLHIFGQPPQGRQLRDLIVAIARHPGAGRLGLTRALAQDLAWNFDPLTADPTQTINSNRPLNEIRPDAGYTKLLNAGDLVEKLEHQAAKLVEQIISQKPQIILESPNVSIKDFQSCTQKELDWIRDYLLPALQQTTQEITQLLTGLNGHYVPSGPSGAPTRGRPEVLPTGRNFYSVDIRAIPTETAWDVGRKAAEALIERYTQENGEYPKTLGLSVWGTSTMRTGGDDIAEALALLGVRPVWDGPSRRVVDFEILPVSILGRPRVDVTLRISGFFRDAFPNLIDLFDCAINAVAALNEPAQENPLAAQVKQETQFWESAGLTLQQAQSRSRYRIFGSKPGAYGAGLQGLIEAQNWTDDADLARAYINWSSYAYTGISDSSQGENLPYSKKGEISAPEAFEQRLKGMQIVLHNQDNREHDLLDSDDYYQFQGGLTAAVRAASGKNPDTYFGDNSRPEAPKVRRLQEEIARVYRSRVVNPKWIAGVMRHGYKGAFEMAATVDYLFAYDATARCVEDFMYEGVAKAYLLEPAVREFIEQKNPWALRDMAERLLEANQRSLWQSASQEMLEDLRALVHQAEGVIESKTGS, encoded by the coding sequence ATGCACCGTCTCGCCACATCTCCCGGAGGATGGAATTCTCAATCCGAAGGGATTTCCTTTATTTCTCAAACACCGGCACCGATTGTTTTTCTCACTGCGGCTGATACGGATATTCAAACGCTTGCGGTTGCTGTTTCTAAACTTCCTAAGGGTTTCCCTGCCTTACGTGTGGCGAATCTCCTACAACTGCAACAACAAATAAGTATAGATGTTTATGCTGAAGAAATTTTAGAATCGGCACAAATTATTATCGTTCGATTGCTGGGGGGACGTGCCTACTGGTCTTATGGAATGGAAGTATTAATAGACACAATTGCACGCAACAAAAGTCATTTAATTGTACTTCCTGGCGACGACCGGCCCGATCCAGATTTAATCAGTCACTCCACAATTTCTCTGAAGGCGGTTAATCAGTTGTGGCGCTACTTCTGTGAAGGTGGCGTTGATAATTTCGTGAATGCCCTTCAGTTTGTCGCAGATGTTTGTCTGGGAAGTGCTTACAATCCACCGACACCCGTGGAAGTGCCTCGGGTTGGGCTTTATGCGTGGCAGCAGGAGATAGGAAGAGACGTTGGATCTGCACTCTCCTCTTCAGGAATGAAGAAGGCGGGGCTGCTTTTTTACCGCGCTCATTATTTGGCGGGAAATACTGCGCCGGTAGATGCGCTTTGTCAAGCTTTAATTGAGCGAGGATTAAAGCCGGTGCCGGTGTTTGTTTCTTCCCCGCGTGATCCGGATGTGCAAGCCGAGGTTTTAGAGTATTTCCAACCAAAAGACGCTGAGGAAATTCAAGTTTTACTTAACACGACAAGTTTTGCAATTAGTCAAATTCCAGACTTTGGTAAATCTGCCGGCACACTCACCCCCTCTCCCTCTCCCCTTCTCTCCCTAAACGTGCCGGTGTTGCAGGTAATTTTCAGTAGTGGCGGGGTGGAAGCGTGGGAAGCAGGATTTCAAGGACTTTCGCCGCGAGATATGGCGATGAATGTGGCGCTGCCGGAGGTGGATGGGCGAATTATTAGCCGGGTGGTTTCCTTTAAAGCCTTGCAACACCGGCATCCCCAACTAGAAACCGACGTAGTGGTTTATCAGCCGGTGAGCGATCGCATTAAATTTGTTGCAGATTTAGCCGCCGGCTGGGTGCAGTTGCGGCAAACGATGCCGGCGCAGCGGCGCATTGCACTAATTTTGGCAAACTACCCGACGCGAGATGGACGGATTGCTAATGGCGTTGGGTTGGATACGCCGGCAAGCTGTATAGAAATTCTCAAAGCGTTGCAACAGGCTGGGTATCAAGTAGAAAATATACCAGCAACTGGGGATGAGTTAATTCAACGCCTAACTGCTGGGATAACAAATGACTCAGAAGCGCGGGAATTACGCTCAATCAACCAACAATTATCGATAGAAGAATATCAAGAATATTTTGCCACTTTACCAGAGCCGGTGCAGCAGGAAATCACCAGCCGTTGGGGAAGTATTGAAGAAAAAATTATCCGCTCCTTTCCCATTGCCGGTATCCAATTTGGAAATATCTTCGTAGGAATTCAACCGGCACGCGGTTATGATCTCGATCCCAGTTTAAATTATCATGCCCCAGATTTAGATCCCACCCACGATTATCTAGCCTTTTATTATTGGCTGCGAAAACATTTTAATGCCCAGGCAGTCGTTCATGTGGGAAAACATGGAAATTTAGAATGGTTGCCCGGTAAAAGCATTGCACTGTCTGAACGTTGTTACCCAGAAATCGCTCTTGGTGCACTCCCACACTTATACCCCTTTATTGTCAACGACCCTGGAGAAGGTTCGCAAGCAAAAAGACGAGCGCAAGCAGTCATTATCGATCATTTAACACCACCCATGACGCGTGCCGAGCTTTACGGGCCTTTGCAAAAGCTAGAAAATTTAATCGATGAATATTACGAGGCCGAAAGTTTAGATCCCTCCCGATTGCCTATTTTGCAAGAACGCATTAGTCAGCTAATTGTCCGAGAAAATCTGCAGAACGATTTAGGACTAGAAAAAGATGATGTCGAAAATTTAAACACTCAAATTCAAACTCGAATCGATGGTTATTTGTGCGAAATTAAAGAAGCACAAATTCGAGATGGACTGCATATTTTTGGGCAGCCTCCCCAAGGCCGGCAATTACGAGATTTAATCGTCGCAATTGCCCGTCATCCGGGTGCCGGTCGCTTGGGATTAACCCGTGCGTTAGCTCAAGATTTAGCCTGGAATTTTGACCCACTCACCGCAGATCCAACCCAAACGATTAATTCCAACCGGCCTTTAAACGAGATCCGGCCAGATGCCGGTTACACGAAATTACTCAATGCCGGTGATCTCGTAGAAAAACTAGAACATCAAGCAGCAAAATTAGTTGAACAAATTATTAGTCAGAAACCCCAAATAATTTTAGAATCTCCGAATGTTAGCATAAAAGATTTCCAATCCTGCACTCAAAAAGAACTCGATTGGATACGTGATTATTTGCTGCCGGCGCTCCAACAAACAACCCAAGAAATTACCCAATTATTAACAGGATTAAATGGGCACTATGTCCCTAGTGGCCCATCCGGCGCACCCACACGCGGGCGTCCCGAAGTCTTGCCTACAGGTCGCAATTTTTACTCTGTAGATATCCGCGCCATCCCCACAGAAACAGCCTGGGATGTGGGGCGCAAAGCCGCTGAAGCACTGATTGAACGCTACACGCAGGAAAATGGCGAATACCCCAAAACGCTGGGTTTGTCGGTGTGGGGAACTTCCACAATGCGAACCGGCGGCGATGATATTGCAGAGGCGTTGGCTTTGTTGGGTGTGCGTCCAGTTTGGGATGGCCCATCGCGGCGAGTCGTGGATTTTGAAATTCTGCCGGTGTCAATATTAGGCCGGCCTCGTGTGGATGTCACGTTGCGAATTTCTGGTTTTTTCCGCGATGCGTTTCCGAATTTAATTGATTTATTTGATTGTGCAATCAATGCGGTTGCAGCTTTAAATGAGCCGGCACAGGAAAATCCTTTAGCCGCGCAAGTAAAACAGGAAACTCAATTTTGGGAAAGTGCCGGTTTAACGTTGCAGCAAGCACAAAGCCGGTCACGCTATCGTATTTTTGGTTCTAAACCGGGTGCGTATGGTGCCGGTTTACAAGGTTTAATTGAAGCACAAAATTGGACAGATGACGCAGATTTAGCCCGCGCTTATATTAACTGGAGTAGTTACGCTTACACCGGCATCTCAGATTCATCCCAAGGGGAAAATCTACCATATTCAAAAAAAGGCGAAATCTCTGCACCAGAAGCATTTGAGCAGCGTTTGAAGGGAATGCAAATTGTGCTGCACAATCAAGATAACCGCGAACACGATTTACTGGATTCCGATGATTACTATCAATTCCAAGGCGGTTTGACTGCGGCTGTACGGGCTGCAAGTGGTAAAAATCCTGATACTTATTTTGGGGATAATTCCAGGCCGGAAGCTCCTAAAGTTCGCCGCTTACAGGAGGAAATCGCACGGGTGTATCGTTCGCGGGTTGTGAATCCTAAATGGATTGCCGGCGTGATGCGTCACGGGTATAAGGGAGCTTTTGAAATGGCGGCAACGGTGGATTATTTATTTGCTTATGATGCCACAGCGCGTTGCGTGGAAGATTTTATGTATGAAGGGGTGGCGAAGGCGTATTTATTGGAGCCGGCTGTACGGGAGTTTATTGAGCAGAAAAATCCTTGGGCATTGCGCGATATGGCGGAACGGTTGCTGGAGGCGAATCAGCGTTCTTTGTGGCAATCTGCAAGCCAAGAAATGCTAGAAGATTTGAGGGCACTGGTTCACCAAGCTGAAGGGGTGATTGAATCAAAAACCGGCTCTTAA
- a CDS encoding DUF2949 domain-containing protein produces the protein MEMVSARLNRLIRFLQEELTLPANAIKLAVRECEQSSNVLPIVLWQYGLVTIEQLERIFDWLEIA, from the coding sequence ATGGAGATGGTGTCTGCACGGCTAAATCGATTGATCCGCTTCTTGCAAGAAGAATTGACCCTGCCGGCCAATGCAATCAAGCTGGCTGTACGAGAGTGCGAACAAAGCTCAAACGTTCTGCCCATCGTACTTTGGCAGTATGGACTGGTAACGATAGAACAATTAGAGCGAATCTTTGACTGGTTAGAAATTGCTTAA